Sequence from the Chiloscyllium plagiosum isolate BGI_BamShark_2017 chromosome 34, ASM401019v2, whole genome shotgun sequence genome:
CATTGTATGACCACTGAGGGCTTGGTTGTATCAATCCATTTCAAACTGCATTTGGATCTATCTTCCCTTTCAAATTGTTACCTTTGCAGGACATGGAACCATCCTGTCGTAAAGAGAAGCCAAAGCCAAAGGAGCCACCCTACCGAGGGGATAAAGCCAAACAGAAATCTGCTTTGCAAGAACTCAAACAGAGGCAACGGGCTGAGGTATAGGTTCTGCTGATACCTGAATTAAGCATTGTGAACTATAAAGCAAGAACATAAATGCAAGAATCTGTAGATGTCCAATCTTCTCCAGTGTCTGTTGGCGAGGTTTTAAGCTAGTATAGGAGGATTGGGAACCAAAGCATAGgtttagatgggtcagattcAGTTCAGGAAACAAAGTTGAGCATTAGTTAGTGATGGAGTCTGCACGTGAGGAAGTCAAAAACCAGGATTTAAAAAGCATGAAGAATGTGGTTCTGTTTGAAGAAGAACAAAGAGGGCAGACCATGGACGTGATTTATAtgaatttcagaaagattttcgaccaggttcctcatggtagaccggttaacaaggttaaatcatgtggaatacagggacaactagccatttggattctgaactggctcaaaggtagaagacagagtggtggtggtggagggttacttttcagactggaggcctgtgaccggtggtgtgtcacaaggatcggtattgggtccactgcttttcattatttatataaatgatttggatgtgaacatatgatGTATAGTtcgtaagcttgcagatgacatcaaaattagcgGTGTAGTGgataacaaagaaggttacctctgagtacaacaggatcagatgggccaatgggccgaggagtggcagatggagtttaaatttgataaatgtcaggtgctgcaatttagaaaggcaaataggGTAGggtttatatatttaatggtaagatcctggggagtgttgctgagcaaaaagccttggagtgcaggttcatggttccttgaaagtggaattgcagatagataggatagtgaagaaggcatttggtatgccttccattattggtcagagcattgagtaaagattggcaggtcatgttgtggctgtacaggacattggttaggccatgtttggaatattgtgtgcaattctggtctccttcctataggaaggctgttgagaaacttgatagggttcggaaaatatttccaaggatgttgctagggttggagggtttgagcttgtacggagaggctgaataggctggggctattttccctggatcattggaggttgaggggtgtccaTACAAAGgattataacatcatgagggcatggatagggtaaatagacaaggtttttaccctggggtaggggagtccagaactagaggacataggttttgggtgagaggggaaagatataaaagggacctaaagggcaactttttcatgcagaaagtggtgtgtgtatggaatgagctgccagaggaagtggtggaggctggtacaattacaacatttaataggcatctggatgggtatatgaataggaagggtttagagggatatgggccaagtgctacaaatgggaccagattaatttaggatatctggtcggcatggacgagaaggatctgtttgtgtgctgtacatctctattgtaCTGTTTTAAACAACAGAGTCAAGGAAATGCCAAGCAATTATTGGCCAGTTAATCTTTCTTCACTCATGGGCAAATAGTTAGAATCAATCCTGAGGGATCGGATAAATTGTCACTTAAAGGCATGGAATTGTCAGGGATAGTTAGCGTGGCATTTTTAAGGGAAGGTCACACCTtagaaattctttgaggaagtgacgaggAAGATTGATagtagtgcagtggatgttgtttatgtggaaagaagacatttgacaaggtcccaaatGCAGACTGTTCaaaaaataaaagcccatggGATACAGGGTTATGTCGAATTGGATGCAAAGGTGACTTAGTAACAAAAGGTAATGGTCATTGGCAGTCCTTTCAACTGGAAAGCTGTTTCAAGTGGAGTACCCTCGGGGTTAGTGTTGGGACCCGTGCTGTTTGTTTTTTTACAATTGTTTCCCATTTACAATTGGGACTTGAATGTGAGGGGCACAATTGAGAAATTTATGGATGAGAAAAAAATTGGCTGTATAGTAGATAGTGTAGAGGATAGCTGTAAGCTCCAAAATGATAGAGatgggttggtggagtgggcaggagaatggcagatggagttcaactgtaaggtaatgcatttagggagATCAAACAGTAAACTGGAATACACActaaacaggaatatactgagaggggtgaagtgagagatcttggcaTGTGAGTGCACAGGTTCCTGAAggtagcagtacaggtagataagattTTAAAGAAGGCGTatggaattccctcctttgttAACAGAGGTAACAAATACAAAAAGTagggatataatgatgaaactgtgtAAGACACTGATAAGGCCCACAACTGGAGGTTTCTATGCAGTACTGGtccccacattacaggaaaggtATAATTGCTCAATAAAGGGTGTAgggaagatttactagaattttgccaaggctggagaactgtagctatgaggagagattggatttgtgttccttggaacagagaaggccaAGGGGTGACGTGATTTGTGGTACACAAAATTGAGGGGGACAGATAGAGTAGACCTGTTTCCTTTGGCAGACAGTTCAAAAACCAGGAATCATAGATTCAAACTAAATggcaaaagaatgagaggaggtgtgaagaaagtttttttttgtgtagagAGTGGTGAGTACCTGGAAGTTGCAGcctgatttggtgatggaggcggAGACcataaaccttttttttaaaaaagatacctggatctgcaccttaagtgCTGTAGAGTCAGAGTTGTATAGCACAATAAACAGAACCTTTGGCCCAACgtatccatgctgaacagatatccttaattaatctagtcccatttgccagcatttggcttctatcgttctcaacctttcctattcatatacccatccaggtgtcttttaaatgttgtaattgtatccacctctaccactttgtctggcagctcattccacacacacgccaccctctgtgtgaaaaagttgcccattaggtcccttttatattttcccctctcaccttaaacctatgccctgtagttttgggctcccctaagCTGCAGGACAATGGGCTGTGTTCAGGAAAGTGGGATTGGAAAGGACATTTGGGCGTCTTTGGGTTGACTTGGAGAAGGTGAGCCGACTGTGCACACGCATACTCcatgctgtatcatttctatggttctacTGCAAGAATGGAGCTCAGTAGTTTATGGTCTGTCATCAAATGCATAATTGAATTACCATCTTTGGTAATGGTTATCCTTGCAGCTTGACCACAACTAACAGAGTAACTGattatattaaaacaaaatattgtggttACTGCTGCAATtaaaaaataaagacagaaattgcaaGAATTTTGCTGCAGATAAGGCAGCTATGGTGGAGAGAAAAAATGTTGATGTTTCAGATGTGGAACAGTTCAgagacacatgcactaaacaacctcaccgccctgtggctgagcacttcaactccccctcccaagaatatgcatgtcctgggccacctccaccaccaaactctagtcACCCgattcctggaggaagaacaccacctcttccaccttgggaccctctgaCCACATAgtttcaatgtggatttcactagttttccccatttcccctcccacccccaattATCGccgatccaaccttccaactcggcaccccctcttgaactgtctacctgtccatcttcttcccaTCTAACTTCTCCGCCctcctaacctatcaccttcatcaacctatcgcattcccagctaccttccccgtgcaccccctctcatttacctCTCAGTTCCCTTGgggcccccccccccacccattcctgatgaagagcttctgctcaaaacgttgatgctcctactcctcggatactgcctgactgtgctgctccagcaccacactgtttgactctgatctccagcttctttggtcctcactttctcagagtaTTTTCAGTAATTTGTCTTCCCAGATTTTGACAGCTTGGCTGTGGATTATCCTCTCATTAACTGGGAGAAGACTCTCCTATGACAGTAATTGTTGATGGGTTTGCCAGTTTGGATAGGAGCATCTGGTTTCTCAAAATGTGAAAGAAATTGAGTCAGGCTGTTAATTTTCACGTTGTCCTTTAACCACCTTTTCTACCCGGGTAAACTCCAGTGATTTATTGGAATTTTAAACCAGATGGAGTGAGACAATCTTTCCaagacagtgtgtctcagacccACCACACTCCTGAGTCACATCAGAATTGCATTACCTTTTTGTaacaaaaactaaaattgctggagaaactcaaggtctggcaacatctgtggagagagaaacagagttattgttttgggtccaataacccttcttcagaactccatttTTCTGTTGCTTTGGAAACTGTTTCCCAACACAAGTCAGTAGTGATCAAATCTTGGATACTCAGTGAGAGTTATAGCATATTTAGAATCCCTTTTGGAAGATGGCATTTTCATTTGAAATGCCTGTGCATTTTTAGCTAGTGCCAATTACTAATGAAGTTACACAAGTTTAGCTTTATCTCAGTCAACATTCATTATGAGATCTGGCAAAATATAAATGCTGAAACAGATAGGATGAAATTCTCTCCCGTGTGCTGGTGTATGGCCATAACTTTCTAACTATTTTCAAAGTCTTGACCCACTTCTCCCTAGCATTTATGTACCCTAGTTTGTAAAttcctgcatgggtttcctcccacagtgcaggtcaggtgaattggccatgccaaattgcccatagtgctaagtgcattagtcagagggaaatgggtctgggtgggtt
This genomic interval carries:
- the LOC122540227 gene encoding small vasohibin-binding protein; the encoded protein is MEPSCRKEKPKPKEPPYRGDKAKQKSALQELKQRQRAEIYALNKVMTELEQQQFEAFCKQMQSQNDCGQH